The sequence GCGACCTGCACGTCGTAGCCAAACGCCATCGGATCGGCGACGCTGACCACTCGCAAGATGTTATCATCGAAGAGGGCCTGCAGTTTACGACTGACGGATAGCCTGCCGAGGCCCAAATTCTTGCTCAGATCGGTGATGCTCGCTCTGGGCTCTGACTCTATCTCTCGGATTAGTCTGAGATCATGGGAATCAAGTGCTCGGAGCCTAGCCTCCTTGAGACCCGATTCCTCGCCTCTCAGGTACATCCAGGAATCTTTGACCATTCTCAAGACTGTCATGGTTTCAAGATCGGCCACATCGGGATTGGTGCCCAGTTCCTCAGTGATGAACAGAAGAAGTTCCTGCGGATCGCGAAACGTCGCCGAAAAGAATATGTCATAGCGGCCAGTGACACTAACAATTGCCCGTGCAGAGCGGTGTTCCCTCAAGTAATCTGCCACATCTCTAGCCTTGCCGGGCCGCGCGTTGATCACGAACAACGTCATCAGCGGAAATCCCAGTGACTGTCGGTCAGGGATGGCAACGATGTTCATCACGTCCAGCTCAACCAGTCGCTGCATTCTACGCCGCACCGTGTCAGGACTCATGTTGAGCTTTGCAGCCAGATCAGCCTTGCTTTGTCTGGCATCGACCTCCAATTCCTTGAGCAGCATTTGGTCAAGCTCATCGATTTTTTCAGCTCGGAATGATAGTGTATCTTTGTCTTTCATCTCGCAACAAAGTATCCCTGGTGATTGCCATAACCAGCACCTATATGATACTATGTGAGTGTTATGCCTTCAAGTAGGGCTTTAATGTATTCATTATGCTCATAAGTTGCTGCTTAATTCTGGCAATGAATGGTTTAAGGAGGTCAACATGGCAGTATTGACTGAAGAGATGAAACAGATGATCAAGAGCAAACGTTACGCGATGGTAGCTACTG is a genomic window of Dehalococcoidia bacterium containing:
- a CDS encoding Lrp/AsnC family transcriptional regulator, with product MKDKDTLSFRAEKIDELDQMLLKELEVDARQSKADLAAKLNMSPDTVRRRMQRLVELDVMNIVAIPDRQSLGFPLMTLFVINARPGKARDVADYLREHRSARAIVSVTGRYDIFFSATFRDPQELLLFITEELGTNPDVADLETMTVLRMVKDSWMYLRGEESGLKEARLRALDSHDLRLIREIESEPRASITDLSKNLGLGRLSVSRKLQALFDDNILRVVSVADPMAFGYDVQVAILARIQPGAIVALVDRLLVDKRVNHLAITTGAFQLMISAIFHNSNELSEFVRHYLRSSAEVLHTETLLYMSGAKRRFGLTR